A single Defluviitalea saccharophila DNA region contains:
- a CDS encoding ribonuclease Z — translation MLDVCLLGTGGMMPLPNRWLTALLIRYNGRKLLIDCGEGTQITLKMLGWGFKTIDTICFTHYHGDHVTGLAGLLLTIGNSGRTEPITLIGPAGLEKVVQGLTIIAPELPFELKFIELSEETSIPSGDLLIKAVPVEHTISCFAYVIELQRRPKFKPDQAKALNIPTRFWKELQRGETVEWNGSIYTPDMVSGDKRKGIKVAYCTDSRPTLGLMDAIYKADLFVCEGMYGDDEDKPQAQKNKHMTFSEAAYLAKEGEVEELWLTHFSPALSEPEAYLSVATDIFPNTKLGEERMIKNLSFIQEKNA, via the coding sequence ATGTTGGATGTATGTCTTTTAGGTACAGGAGGAATGATGCCCCTGCCAAATAGATGGCTTACAGCTTTGCTGATACGATATAACGGAAGGAAGCTTCTGATCGATTGTGGAGAGGGTACTCAAATTACTTTAAAAATGTTAGGATGGGGCTTTAAGACAATAGACACCATTTGTTTTACCCATTATCACGGAGATCATGTTACGGGACTTGCCGGACTTTTATTGACCATTGGAAATTCAGGAAGAACCGAGCCGATTACATTAATAGGCCCTGCAGGATTAGAAAAAGTTGTTCAGGGGTTAACGATTATCGCGCCGGAATTGCCTTTTGAACTAAAATTTATAGAGCTTTCTGAGGAAACAAGTATTCCCTCAGGGGATCTTTTAATAAAAGCCGTACCAGTAGAGCACACCATTTCTTGTTTTGCCTATGTGATAGAGCTTCAAAGGCGTCCTAAGTTTAAGCCAGATCAAGCAAAGGCACTTAATATCCCCACCCGTTTTTGGAAGGAGCTCCAAAGAGGGGAAACGGTCGAATGGAATGGCAGCATTTATACACCCGATATGGTTTCAGGGGATAAACGGAAAGGGATTAAAGTGGCCTACTGCACGGACAGCCGTCCTACTTTAGGACTGATGGATGCTATTTATAAAGCGGATTTATTTGTGTGCGAGGGAATGTATGGGGATGACGAAGACAAGCCTCAGGCACAAAAAAATAAGCATATGACCTTCTCGGAAGCAGCATATTTAGCAAAGGAAGGGGAAGTAGAGGAGTTGTGGCTGACCCATTTTAGTCCTGCGTTATCGGAACCGGAAGCCTATTTAAGTGTAGCCACAGACATTTTTCCTAATACAAAATTAGGAGAAGAACGCATGATTAAGAATTTAAGTTTTATACAGGAAAAAAATGCATAA
- a CDS encoding metal ABC transporter permease — translation MFEILTYSFMQRALLAGVIIGFLCPLMGIFIVLRRMSLIGDGLSHVALSGIAAGILLNISPLGVTLAFSVIAALAMEKLRKSYEKYAELSISIIMSFGIGLAVILISLAKSISFDLFGYLFGNITTVLPSDLWVILGLGILVIISIGLLYKELFYMAFDEEAALLSGVPVKGINLFFIVLIAVTITLSMRIVGILLVSSLMVLPVAASLQIAHSFKHAAFLSIIFSQTAIILGIIISYYFELASGGTIVLLAVLILVSVLFFKHLKNSATKKKNEQA, via the coding sequence GTGTTTGAAATATTAACCTACAGCTTTATGCAGCGGGCTCTTCTTGCCGGAGTGATTATTGGCTTTTTATGCCCTCTTATGGGCATATTTATTGTCCTTAGAAGAATGTCCCTTATTGGAGACGGATTATCCCATGTAGCCCTCTCAGGAATTGCCGCCGGAATACTTCTAAATATATCTCCCCTGGGGGTCACGCTTGCTTTTTCTGTAATTGCCGCCCTGGCAATGGAGAAATTAAGAAAAAGCTATGAAAAATACGCCGAACTGTCCATTTCTATCATAATGTCTTTTGGAATAGGGCTTGCCGTTATATTAATCAGTCTTGCAAAATCGATCAGTTTTGACCTGTTTGGTTATTTGTTCGGAAACATAACCACTGTGCTTCCATCGGATTTATGGGTGATTTTAGGTTTAGGGATTCTGGTGATTATTTCTATAGGACTTCTTTATAAAGAGTTATTTTACATGGCATTTGATGAAGAAGCTGCTCTTTTATCGGGGGTTCCTGTAAAAGGCATTAATTTATTTTTTATTGTGTTAATAGCAGTTACAATTACTCTGTCCATGCGTATTGTAGGAATACTCCTCGTATCTTCCTTAATGGTGCTTCCTGTAGCTGCAAGTCTTCAAATTGCCCACAGCTTTAAACATGCCGCTTTTCTTTCTATTATTTTTTCGCAAACTGCAATTATTTTAGGAATTATAATCTCCTACTATTTTGAACTGGCTTCGGGCGGAACCATTGTTTTACTGGCAGTACTCATCCTTGTATCTGTTTTATTCTTTAAACATCTTAAAAACTCTGCAACAAAAAAGAAGAATGAGCAGGCTTAA
- a CDS encoding sigma-70 family RNA polymerase sigma factor — MEDYEIIQCCLQGKKEMFEELVSRYKNLVYSIILRMTNDPEEANDLAQEVFIKVYRNLDKYEPTYKFSTWIMRITTNLVIDSRRKQKQSTISVEEMPYEPSSEGGPEEEYLRQEKSNEVIDALNALPEMYRIPIILFHQQGLSYQEISDVINEPLSKVKNRIFRARKMLKEYLLKSKEGGIYGM, encoded by the coding sequence ATGGAAGATTATGAGATTATTCAATGCTGTCTTCAAGGGAAAAAAGAAATGTTTGAAGAACTGGTATCTCGCTATAAGAATTTGGTTTATTCCATTATTCTTCGCATGACGAATGATCCTGAAGAAGCGAACGATTTAGCACAAGAAGTGTTCATTAAAGTTTATCGTAATCTGGATAAATATGAACCTACCTATAAATTCTCTACCTGGATTATGAGAATTACTACGAATTTGGTTATTGATTCAAGAAGAAAACAAAAACAATCCACTATTTCTGTGGAAGAGATGCCATATGAACCTTCAAGTGAAGGAGGTCCTGAGGAAGAATATCTTCGTCAGGAAAAATCCAATGAAGTCATAGATGCCTTAAATGCTCTTCCCGAGATGTACAGGATTCCTATCATATTATTTCATCAACAGGGCTTGTCGTATCAAGAAATATCGGATGTCATTAACGAACCCTTATCAAAAGTGAAAAACCGGATTTTTAGGGCTAGAAAAATGTTAAAAGAATATCTTTTGAAGTCAAAGGAGGGTGGAATATATGGAATGTAA
- the rimI gene encoding ribosomal protein S18-alanine N-acetyltransferase: MIKIIPMKEEHIPGIHEIEKSCFTIPWSKEAFEKELRENPLAYYIVAELENTVLGYAGMWVIADEGHITNIAVHPDFQHQGVGTLLMKHLIDEARSKNFFGLTLEVRESNVKAQNLYKKFGFINEGLRKGYYQDTGENAIIMWKYFNN; the protein is encoded by the coding sequence ATGATCAAGATAATTCCAATGAAAGAAGAGCATATCCCTGGAATCCATGAAATTGAAAAAAGCTGTTTTACAATTCCCTGGTCTAAGGAAGCCTTTGAAAAAGAATTAAGGGAGAACCCCCTAGCGTATTACATTGTAGCAGAACTAGAAAATACTGTTTTAGGATACGCAGGCATGTGGGTGATTGCAGACGAAGGTCATATTACGAATATAGCAGTACATCCTGATTTTCAGCATCAGGGTGTGGGAACTTTATTAATGAAGCATCTTATAGACGAAGCCAGAAGTAAGAACTTCTTTGGTCTTACTTTGGAAGTAAGGGAAAGCAATGTCAAAGCACAGAATTTATATAAAAAATTTGGTTTTATCAATGAAGGACTAAGAAAAGGGTATTATCAGGATACAGGGGAAAATGCTATTATCATGTGGAAATATTTTAATAATTAA
- a CDS encoding metal ABC transporter ATP-binding protein encodes MDKILEINNLSFGYDDKLILDNINFEINSGDYIGIVGPNGSGKSTLLKIILGLLKPTKGSIKLFGQPIDSFKDWGKIGYVAQKAASFNTSFPATVEEVVSANLYPQLGLFKRIKKQHMERVYEALELVGMKEYSKRLIGNLSGGQQQRVFIARTLVSSPQMIFLDEPTVGIDIHSQDSFYELLKDLNENMHITIVMISHDIGVITEKANRVACMGEKKLIVHDKDSDIPISSILSQVYGEKMHLLHHHH; translated from the coding sequence ATGGATAAAATACTTGAAATTAATAATTTATCCTTTGGATACGATGACAAGTTGATATTGGACAACATCAATTTTGAAATCAACAGCGGGGATTATATTGGCATCGTCGGTCCTAACGGCTCGGGCAAAAGTACCCTTCTTAAAATCATCCTCGGCTTATTAAAACCTACAAAAGGAAGTATAAAATTATTTGGGCAGCCTATTGACTCTTTTAAAGACTGGGGAAAAATCGGCTATGTCGCGCAAAAAGCAGCTTCTTTTAATACCAGCTTTCCAGCCACTGTAGAAGAAGTCGTTTCTGCAAATTTATATCCTCAACTTGGTCTCTTTAAAAGAATAAAGAAACAGCATATGGAAAGGGTATATGAAGCCCTTGAACTGGTAGGCATGAAGGAATACAGCAAAAGACTCATCGGAAATCTTTCCGGTGGACAGCAGCAAAGAGTATTCATAGCAAGAACATTGGTAAGTTCCCCTCAAATGATCTTTTTGGACGAGCCTACGGTAGGAATCGATATCCATTCTCAAGACAGCTTTTATGAGCTTTTAAAGGATCTGAATGAAAATATGCATATTACGATCGTGATGATTTCCCATGATATAGGTGTCATAACAGAAAAAGCAAATCGTGTAGCCTGCATGGGAGAAAAGAAATTGATCGTCCATGATAAGGATTCGGATATACCTATTTCAAGTATTCTTTCTCAGGTATATGGTGAAAAAATGCACTTACTGCATCATCATCATTAA
- a CDS encoding anti-sigma factor family protein, whose product MECNHADKLIMKYMDGILSMEEAQKLNLHITQCESCKESFFMYQMVMDELRDEAVSEAPDGFEAAVMAKIKDIEVDYKLKEPMPIDNLTAMLWGTFSLLFGIGVLLYIYNQPVLEFLLGNPYTKDWAQAMIPTVDVLSVYVSDIKSKLQELVSNGSQLFTSLKMIAIPVLAVLASIKYYIYRKQKVEI is encoded by the coding sequence ATGGAATGTAATCATGCAGATAAGCTGATCATGAAATATATGGATGGAATTCTTAGTATGGAAGAAGCACAAAAGCTTAATCTTCATATTACGCAATGCGAATCTTGTAAGGAAAGCTTTTTTATGTATCAAATGGTGATGGATGAACTTAGAGATGAAGCAGTAAGTGAGGCGCCGGACGGGTTTGAAGCTGCAGTTATGGCAAAAATCAAAGACATTGAGGTAGATTATAAACTAAAAGAACCAATGCCGATAGATAATCTTACAGCTATGCTGTGGGGAACGTTTTCTCTTTTGTTTGGAATAGGGGTATTGCTTTATATTTATAATCAACCGGTTTTAGAATTTTTACTGGGCAATCCTTATACCAAGGATTGGGCACAGGCTATGATTCCTACAGTAGATGTATTAAGTGTATATGTCAGTGATATAAAAAGTAAGCTGCAAGAACTTGTATCTAACGGCAGTCAACTTTTTACCTCTTTAAAAATGATTGCAATCCCTGTTTTAGCTGTTCTTGCTTCCATAAAATATTACATTTACCGTAAACAAAAGGTAGAGATATGA
- a CDS encoding polymer-forming cytoskeletal protein: MKKSRFLYGVLLFVMLTVASYAVTVYNEESKFSGLQFMKQIELQGKTKGEALLLFSNIHILGIHTGNMYIFEGEIKLDGILNGNIYIYGGDVYIDESGVVNGKIRTISSNVVYHQKAQIDGSIEPLMATLNIFIKQWDETLFSHYTDDIPFFILELARVVIQIIISLLFLSLFSRNVILQGIVLIKQTKDVLYRGTVIYLMGIALILLFTLSIVGFPFALLLLLIGLLLSGLGVTALSVIIGEWILERIDLPKDIYIKFWLGIGILELAKSIPVFGEMASIFIIPLLSLGMVTQVILNKLLNVPNAFIEESYENNFNPYHQAKLYDIITQNLNGRGRRE; this comes from the coding sequence ATGAAAAAATCCCGATTTTTATATGGAGTTTTATTATTTGTAATGCTTACAGTTGCTTCTTATGCTGTAACTGTTTATAATGAAGAAAGTAAGTTTTCTGGTCTACAGTTCATGAAGCAAATTGAACTACAAGGGAAAACAAAAGGAGAAGCTCTTCTTTTGTTTTCTAATATACATATTTTGGGTATTCATACAGGGAATATGTATATCTTTGAAGGAGAAATTAAGCTTGACGGAATACTAAATGGAAATATTTATATCTATGGCGGAGACGTATACATTGACGAATCGGGAGTTGTTAATGGGAAAATAAGAACCATATCCTCTAATGTGGTATATCATCAGAAAGCACAGATAGACGGTTCTATTGAACCTCTAATGGCTACTTTAAATATTTTTATAAAACAGTGGGACGAAACACTGTTTTCTCATTATACGGACGATATTCCTTTTTTTATTCTGGAATTGGCTAGAGTGGTTATCCAGATCATTATAAGTCTGTTATTTTTATCTCTTTTTAGCCGAAATGTTATATTGCAAGGAATTGTTTTAATAAAGCAAACGAAGGATGTACTCTATAGAGGAACTGTGATATATTTAATGGGAATAGCACTTATACTGCTTTTTACCTTATCTATAGTAGGATTTCCTTTTGCACTTTTATTACTTTTAATAGGTTTGCTGCTTTCCGGTTTGGGTGTTACAGCTTTGTCTGTGATCATTGGAGAGTGGATTTTGGAAAGAATTGATTTACCGAAGGATATATATATAAAATTTTGGTTAGGAATAGGTATACTGGAATTGGCAAAAAGTATTCCTGTTTTCGGAGAAATGGCCAGTATATTTATAATTCCTCTTCTTAGTTTAGGTATGGTCACTCAAGTTATCCTAAATAAACTATTAAATGTTCCTAATGCCTTTATAGAAGAAAGCTATGAAAACAATTTTAACCCTTATCATCAAGCGAAACTTTACGACATCATAACACAAAACTTGAACGGGAGGGGGAGACGAGAGTGA
- a CDS encoding metal ABC transporter substrate-binding protein: MKRFLLCMMVFSFSIFALSGCSAHKESSPKAENLVTVYTSIYPLYDFAKKIGQDKVDIHLIVPPGSEPHDWEPSAKLMGQMEKADILVYNGLGMESWAEKVIASINNPGLTVVNASENIEPLTFEEEEHELEDELEDEHEHGSYDPHVWLDPINAIIQSENIKNALVKVDVENKAFYENNFETLKNNLLELDNQYRTELSKLPRKEIVVSHAAFGYMANRYGLKQLSISGLSPQAEPTPSQMAKISDFIKEHNIQYIFFETLASPKLAEVIVKETGATSSVLNDLSGLTQKDLDEGKDYFSVMRENLDALIKALGE, translated from the coding sequence ATGAAAAGATTTTTATTATGTATGATGGTATTTAGTTTTTCTATATTTGCTTTATCCGGTTGTTCAGCACACAAGGAGTCTTCTCCTAAGGCTGAAAATTTAGTAACGGTGTATACCAGCATATATCCCTTATATGATTTTGCTAAAAAGATTGGACAAGACAAAGTGGATATTCATCTTATAGTGCCTCCCGGTTCCGAACCCCATGACTGGGAACCTTCTGCAAAATTAATGGGTCAAATGGAGAAAGCAGATATCCTCGTCTATAACGGCCTTGGGATGGAATCATGGGCTGAAAAAGTTATTGCTTCTATTAATAATCCCGGATTAACAGTTGTCAATGCCTCAGAAAATATTGAGCCGTTAACCTTTGAGGAAGAAGAACATGAACTTGAGGATGAACTTGAAGATGAACATGAACATGGTTCATATGATCCTCATGTATGGCTTGATCCGATCAATGCAATCATACAATCTGAAAATATAAAAAATGCTCTTGTTAAAGTTGATGTAGAAAATAAAGCATTTTATGAAAACAACTTTGAAACATTAAAGAACAACCTTTTAGAGCTTGATAACCAATATCGCACTGAACTCTCCAAACTCCCAAGGAAAGAAATTGTTGTATCCCACGCTGCTTTTGGTTATATGGCAAACCGATACGGACTTAAACAACTTTCTATCTCCGGTCTGTCTCCACAAGCAGAACCTACACCTTCTCAGATGGCAAAGATTTCAGATTTTATCAAGGAGCACAATATCCAATATATCTTTTTTGAAACCTTGGCAAGTCCAAAACTGGCAGAAGTTATTGTAAAAGAGACTGGGGCAACGTCCTCGGTTCTTAATGATTTAAGCGGCTTAACCCAAAAGGATTTAGATGAAGGCAAAGATTATTTCAGTGTGATGAGAGAAAATCTGGATGCTTTAATAAAAGCTTTAGGAGAATAG
- a CDS encoding DUF6715 family protein, giving the protein MRKFFMIAVILICVGTYYYYVKTERTVKEEKITEFDKIVELSNEANYFSDPDQLMVMNNRIIAYLYGGNVKDEEIEQLVTIQRTLLDNELLKINPLETQLIKIESKIAEYKEKELKVIKIKQRSAQYDEKNKNIAKVQVIQYMNAGDDNYLQYYLRKQIDDTWRILGWEVTDEFSISEELEYEKQ; this is encoded by the coding sequence GTGAGAAAATTCTTTATGATTGCCGTTATTCTTATTTGTGTAGGCACATACTATTATTATGTTAAGACAGAAAGAACAGTTAAAGAAGAAAAGATAACGGAATTTGACAAGATAGTAGAATTAAGTAATGAAGCAAATTATTTTAGCGATCCCGATCAGTTAATGGTAATGAATAATAGAATTATTGCCTATTTATATGGGGGAAATGTAAAAGATGAAGAAATCGAGCAGCTCGTTACTATACAAAGAACTTTACTGGATAATGAATTGTTAAAAATCAATCCTCTTGAAACCCAATTAATAAAAATTGAGTCTAAAATAGCAGAGTATAAGGAAAAAGAGCTAAAAGTGATTAAAATTAAGCAAAGATCCGCACAATATGATGAAAAAAATAAGAATATTGCAAAAGTGCAGGTTATCCAATATATGAACGCAGGAGATGACAATTACTTGCAATATTATCTAAGAAAACAAATAGATGATACCTGGAGAATTCTTGGCTGGGAAGTCACAGATGAATTTAGCATATCGGAGGAACTGGAATATGAAAAACAGTGA
- a CDS encoding ATP-binding protein — protein sequence MKKFRELSYRDLKKFINPSDFDFRTTDELEPMEGIIGQERAVKAVEFGLNIKMRGYNIYMSGPTGSGKTTYAKSCVKEVAKNEPVPYDWCYVYNFTKPSNPLALRFPPGLGKEFRDDMDELIEFLLEEIPKAFNSEEYEKEKAEIIKRYQTNKEEIIKKMKERAKELGFGVKVTNSGIYFLPLIDGEAIDESEYDALNEEIKDRFSKVTEEIQDEVSEIVKVLRDLEKKAKQEIEDLEYKIGLFAVGHHISALKEKYKEFDRVNKYLEAVQEDILENIEEFLDSETEEEDQISSILPFVIKKNIEDVIIKYRVNLFIDNTDTKGAPVIIDFNPTYNKLIGQIEYDNEFGNLTTDFTKIKPGLFHQANGGYLILQAMDVLTNTQSWEAIKRVLKTKEVSIESLRELIGLTAVSSLKPEAIPVEVKVIMVGSSYIYNILYEYDEDFKKLFKIRADFDSEMSNNFENVKMLARFIRSYCQREKTAPFDAGAVAKVVEYASRIAENQEKLTTRFNSIVEILCEANTWAKIDQKDIVTSEHVEKAIIEKEKRSNLYEEKMEEMMNENIIMIDCDGQKIGQINGLAVLDTGDYVFAKPSRITATTYMGQSGIINIEKEAEMSGKVHNKGVHVLAGYLGQTYAQEFPLSLSCRICFEQNYYGVDGDSASSTELYAILSSLAEVPIKQGIAVTGSINQRGEIQPIGGVSYKIEGFFKLCKARGLTGEQGVIIPYQNVKDLVLKDEVIEAVKEGKFHIYPIRHIDEGIEILTGVPAGQKGENGRYPEDSIHGKVYNKLKRFYRGSLTETKRIGGKRK from the coding sequence ATGAAGAAATTTCGCGAATTATCCTATAGAGATCTGAAGAAATTTATCAATCCCTCGGATTTTGATTTTAGAACCACCGATGAACTGGAACCAATGGAAGGCATTATCGGCCAGGAAAGAGCAGTCAAAGCAGTAGAGTTCGGACTGAATATCAAAATGAGGGGCTATAATATTTATATGTCAGGTCCAACCGGTTCAGGCAAAACCACTTATGCAAAATCCTGCGTTAAAGAAGTAGCTAAAAATGAACCAGTTCCTTATGATTGGTGTTATGTATACAATTTCACTAAACCGAGCAATCCTTTAGCCCTCCGTTTTCCTCCAGGATTAGGAAAAGAATTTCGAGATGATATGGATGAACTCATTGAGTTCTTACTTGAAGAGATTCCAAAGGCATTTAATTCAGAAGAATATGAGAAAGAAAAAGCAGAAATTATAAAACGCTATCAAACCAATAAAGAAGAAATCATTAAAAAAATGAAAGAAAGAGCAAAGGAATTAGGCTTTGGCGTAAAGGTCACCAATTCAGGCATATATTTTCTTCCGCTTATTGATGGAGAGGCGATTGATGAAAGTGAATATGATGCTTTAAATGAAGAAATAAAAGATAGATTCTCAAAAGTGACAGAGGAAATTCAAGACGAAGTATCGGAAATTGTGAAGGTTTTAAGAGATTTGGAAAAAAAGGCAAAGCAGGAGATAGAAGATTTAGAGTATAAGATTGGGCTCTTTGCAGTAGGGCATCATATCAGCGCTTTAAAAGAAAAATATAAAGAATTTGATAGAGTCAATAAATACTTAGAAGCGGTTCAGGAAGATATTTTAGAAAATATTGAGGAATTTTTGGATAGTGAGACTGAAGAAGAAGATCAAATATCTTCCATCCTTCCTTTTGTAATCAAAAAGAATATTGAAGACGTTATTATAAAATATAGAGTTAATTTATTTATAGACAATACAGACACAAAAGGTGCACCTGTTATTATAGATTTTAATCCTACCTACAATAAATTAATTGGTCAAATTGAATACGACAACGAATTTGGAAATTTAACCACGGATTTTACCAAAATAAAACCCGGACTCTTTCATCAAGCTAATGGAGGTTATTTAATTCTTCAGGCTATGGATGTATTAACGAATACCCAGTCCTGGGAAGCCATAAAAAGAGTATTAAAAACAAAAGAAGTCAGTATTGAAAGTTTAAGAGAGCTAATTGGTCTTACAGCTGTTTCTTCCTTAAAACCGGAAGCCATCCCCGTAGAAGTAAAGGTCATTATGGTCGGAAGCAGCTATATATATAATATACTATATGAATATGATGAGGATTTTAAAAAGTTATTTAAAATCCGTGCAGATTTTGACTCGGAGATGTCAAACAACTTCGAAAATGTTAAAATGCTTGCCAGATTTATACGCTCTTACTGTCAGAGAGAAAAAACGGCACCTTTTGATGCCGGAGCAGTTGCCAAGGTCGTGGAATATGCCTCCAGAATAGCGGAGAATCAAGAAAAATTGACTACCAGATTTAACAGTATTGTAGAGATTTTATGTGAGGCCAATACATGGGCAAAAATCGATCAAAAAGATATTGTCACATCGGAACATGTTGAAAAGGCGATCATAGAAAAAGAAAAACGCTCCAATCTTTATGAAGAAAAGATGGAAGAAATGATGAATGAAAACATCATTATGATTGATTGTGACGGACAGAAAATCGGGCAAATCAACGGTCTTGCGGTATTGGATACGGGGGATTATGTATTTGCAAAACCATCGAGAATTACCGCTACGACTTATATGGGGCAATCGGGCATTATTAATATTGAAAAAGAAGCTGAAATGAGCGGAAAAGTGCATAATAAAGGGGTACATGTCCTAGCCGGTTATTTAGGTCAGACCTATGCTCAAGAGTTTCCACTTTCCCTTTCTTGCAGAATTTGTTTTGAACAAAACTACTATGGTGTTGACGGTGACAGTGCATCCAGTACGGAATTATATGCTATTTTGTCAAGCCTTGCTGAAGTGCCTATTAAACAAGGTATTGCCGTTACCGGTTCTATTAATCAAAGAGGAGAAATTCAACCCATCGGCGGTGTATCCTACAAGATAGAGGGATTCTTTAAATTATGTAAAGCGAGAGGATTAACCGGAGAACAAGGGGTTATTATACCTTATCAGAATGTAAAAGATTTAGTCTTAAAAGATGAGGTTATAGAAGCTGTTAAAGAAGGAAAATTTCATATCTACCCAATACGCCATATCGATGAAGGTATAGAAATATTAACGGGAGTTCCTGCAGGACAAAAAGGAGAAAACGGAAGATATCCGGAGGACAGTATCCATGGAAAGGTATATAATAAGCTGAAACGCTTTTATCGAGGCAGTCTTACTGAAACTAAAAGAATTGGTGGAAAAAGGAAGTAA
- the tsaD gene encoding tRNA (adenosine(37)-N6)-threonylcarbamoyltransferase complex transferase subunit TsaD, with product MKNSEDIYILAVETSCDETAASVVKNGREVLSNIISSQIDLHKQYGGVVPEIASRKHVEKINPVIHEALEQSKISLQDIDAIGVTYGPGLVGALLVGLSAAKALAFAAKKPLVGVHHIEGHISANYIENKDFAPRFICLIVSGGHSHLVHVKDYGVYEILGKTRDDAAGEAYDKIARAIGLGYPGGPKIDKLAKEGNPNAIDFPRAYLEDGSFDFSFSGLKSAVLNYLNRCKMMGEEINDRDIAASFQQSVIDVLVSKTIAAAKEKGVNKIAMAGGVSANTALRNAMQEACDREKIFFQCPSPILCTDNAAMIGCAAYYEYIKGVRHGLDLNAVPGLKLGQRYV from the coding sequence ATGAAAAACAGTGAGGATATTTATATACTGGCAGTTGAAACTTCATGTGACGAAACTGCGGCATCGGTTGTGAAAAATGGAAGAGAAGTTTTGTCCAATATCATTTCATCCCAAATAGATCTTCATAAACAATATGGAGGAGTCGTTCCGGAGATCGCTTCCAGAAAACACGTGGAAAAAATTAATCCGGTTATACATGAAGCCTTAGAGCAATCTAAGATTTCTTTACAAGATATCGACGCTATTGGAGTGACTTATGGCCCCGGACTGGTTGGGGCACTTCTTGTAGGGTTATCTGCGGCTAAGGCTTTAGCTTTTGCTGCAAAAAAACCTTTAGTAGGCGTTCATCATATAGAAGGACATATATCAGCCAATTATATTGAAAACAAAGACTTTGCACCACGTTTTATATGTTTAATCGTATCCGGGGGGCATAGCCATTTAGTTCATGTAAAAGATTATGGTGTATATGAAATTTTAGGCAAAACACGAGACGATGCTGCGGGAGAAGCCTACGATAAAATTGCAAGAGCAATTGGGCTAGGCTACCCAGGAGGACCTAAAATCGATAAGCTGGCTAAAGAAGGAAATCCGAATGCAATTGATTTTCCAAGAGCTTATTTAGAAGATGGCTCCTTTGACTTTAGTTTCAGCGGTTTAAAATCTGCTGTCCTAAACTATTTAAACAGATGCAAAATGATGGGAGAAGAAATCAATGATCGAGATATCGCTGCCAGCTTTCAGCAATCTGTCATTGATGTTTTGGTATCTAAAACAATTGCAGCCGCAAAAGAAAAAGGCGTTAATAAAATTGCTATGGCAGGTGGGGTTTCAGCCAATACAGCCCTAAGGAATGCTATGCAGGAGGCTTGTGACAGAGAGAAGATATTTTTCCAATGTCCATCGCCCATTTTGTGTACGGATAATGCTGCTATGATTGGCTGTGCAGCTTATTACGAATACATTAAAGGTGTTCGTCATGGGCTTGATTTAAATGCGGTACCTGGTTTAAAATTAGGTCAGAGATATGTATAA
- a CDS encoding Fur family transcriptional regulator — protein sequence MNLSEVKDNLKSQGYKLTNQRKAILDVLMDYKGHVLSAEEIYEKTKERYSKTNVSTIYRNLEILENVNLVHRINMNGEASKYKLVCNDKHHHHIICKDCGKSQIIDFCPLKTINDEFKDEEFVLTDHRFELYGYCKECVKKKNEQG from the coding sequence ATGAATTTAAGTGAAGTAAAAGACAATTTAAAAAGTCAAGGCTATAAATTGACAAATCAGCGCAAGGCAATTCTGGATGTTTTAATGGATTATAAAGGACATGTTCTGTCTGCAGAGGAAATTTATGAAAAAACCAAAGAAAGATATTCCAAAACCAATGTTTCAACCATCTATCGAAATCTGGAAATACTGGAGAATGTCAATCTTGTTCATAGAATTAATATGAATGGAGAAGCTTCTAAATATAAACTGGTATGTAATGATAAGCACCATCATCATATTATTTGCAAAGATTGTGGAAAATCGCAGATTATAGATTTTTGCCCTTTAAAGACTATCAATGATGAATTTAAAGATGAAGAGTTTGTTTTAACGGACCACCGTTTTGAACTCTATGGATATTGTAAAGAATGTGTAAAAAAGAAGAATGAACAGGGTTAA